The DNA sequence GGTATAATAAATACGCGGCTTGGTGTTGATTCTGTGATTGGCCACCTGTACTAACCGGCCCTTTTTCATCAAGGCACTGACACGACTTCCAGGGTCATTCAGATCCCCGAAAACCCGGGCCTTGGTGGGGCAGGTCTCTACGCAGGCTGGTTCTTCCCCTCGTATTAAGCGGTGCTGGCAATAATCGCACTTGTCCGCCCGGCGCGTAACCGGGTTCCAAAACCGGGCACCGTAGGGGCAGCCCGTTA is a window from the Deltaproteobacteria bacterium genome containing:
- a CDS encoding 4Fe-4S dicluster domain-containing protein, whose protein sequence is CMQCEDPACVAACPVRATYKRSDGMVVIDPAKCIGCGNCVTGCPYGARFWNPVTRRADKCDYCQHRLIRGEEPACVETCPTKARVFGDLNDPGSRVSALMKKGRLVQVANHRINTKPRIYYTLGTIQLDWPKEPTLPGEVHLPASFWKKS